ACCACAACACCAATCTCACCTTTTTCCAGGAAATCATAAAATGTCCTgacttttttcttttcgttcCATTGATTCATCTTCCAGACAGTGCCAGCAGCTAAACCAAGAACTGTTCCAATGATTATCTCCTTCACAACATTTGGTCCTTTCAAAGTAGCATGAGCAATCCTAGGACCAGCCATTTCCTTCACTATCTCTCAACTTGTCAATTCTACAAACTTTCCTAACATTGATCGCAAGTGAATGCATGAGtaaaggaaaatatttgttagacAGTT
The sequence above is drawn from the Vigna radiata var. radiata cultivar VC1973A chromosome 3, Vradiata_ver6, whole genome shotgun sequence genome and encodes:
- the LOC106757539 gene encoding cytochrome c oxidase subunit 5C-2-like, encoding MAGPRIAHATLKGPNVVKEIIIGTVLGLAAGTVWKMNQWNEKKKVRTFYDFLEKGEIGVVVEEE